One Actinomycetota bacterium genomic region harbors:
- a CDS encoding ATP-binding cassette domain-containing protein has product MVGPNGAGKTTTLEAVEGYRRPDSGGVRVLGYDPRRAGRRIRARIGVMPQGAGLYAGIRPAEAVRLFASYYPAPEEPLALLERAGIDPSSKTPWRRMSGGQQQRLSLALALVGRPDVL; this is encoded by the coding sequence CTGGTCGGTCCGAATGGGGCAGGCAAGACGACCACGCTGGAGGCGGTCGAGGGATACCGCCGTCCCGACTCGGGCGGCGTCCGGGTGCTGGGCTACGACCCGCGGCGTGCCGGGCGCCGGATTCGCGCACGGATCGGCGTCATGCCCCAGGGGGCCGGGTTGTACGCGGGGATCCGTCCGGCCGAGGCTGTGCGCCTGTTCGCCTCCTACTACCCGGCCCCCGAGGAGCCGCTGGCGCTCCTGGAACGCGCCGGCATCGACCCGTCCTCGAAGACGCCCTGGCGGAGGATGTCCGGGGGCCAGCAGCAGCGGCTGTCCCTGGCGCTCGCGCTGGTCGGGCGTCCGGACGTGCT